The Psychrobacter sp. P11G3 nucleotide sequence CGAATACGTTTACTTACCCATTCGAATACGTTTACTTACCTTTTGAATACTTGAATAAAATTGTATTTAAATATACAATTAAATATAAGTATTCAAATATGGAAGTTGTTATGGCTAAATCTAACCTAGTAGTAAAAACCAATTATTTAAATACCGTATTACAGAATCTAAAACTATCAGAAATACGCATTGTACAGTTAGCGGTTGTAGATGCTAGAGAAACTGGTACGGGATTAAGTGCAGATATACCGCTGCGTATTGATGCTAAAAGATACGCTGAAGTTTTTAATACCACTCGTCAAAACGGTTATCTAATGATGAAAGACGCTGAAGATACGTTGTTTAACAGACGTTTTAGCTATCTTGATGATGAAGGCAAACTGATTAAATCTCGCTGGTTATCCCAAGTTAGATATTTAGACGACGAAGGAGCGATTGAGGTTGTATTTACTCCAGCTGTAGTAAAAGGTATTACTCGGATTGATGGAGCTGAAGAGTTTTTTACCAAATACTTACTAGAACAAACGGCTGCAATGGATAGTAATTATTCAGTAAGGCTCTATGAGCTGTTAGTTCAATGGAAGCAAGCCAAAAAAACACCTGTATTTGAATTGGAGAAATTTAGAGGGCAGTTAGGGCTAGATTTTGATGAATATCAAACTATGAGCAACTTTAAAAAGAGGGTTTTAAACCTTGCTGTTGAAGAGATAAACGAAAAATCAGACCTCAATATTAGTTACACCCAAAAGAAGAAAGGTCGCAAGATTATAGGCTTTAGTTTTATCGTTTTAGAGAAGACAAAAACAAAAGAAATCAGTGTTGAGCAGGACTCTGCCAATGGCGATATGTTCACTATTGATGGATTGTCAGATAAGCAGCTGAAGCGGATTGTTCTTCATAAGGAGTTTATAAGCACTTATGCTGGTCTAGCTACTGGTGCTATTGGGCGTGACTGGAAGTTATTTACTGAATTTATGGTGAATGAGATTAAGAAAGAGCCTAACAAGTTCAGCAAGAAAAAACCCATTAGGGAATATTTGAACGGTAAAGATGACGACTACCAGTATTATTAATAGGGATGAAGCAATATGGATAGGTTAAATCAGATAGTAATCTCTAGCCAAAATATAGCTGATATTATTGGTGTCGAACACTCGAAAATTCAGAAAATTATTGAAGCTCAAGTATCAATTGGAGATATAAAAACACCAGCGTCACAGATTTATAGCACTAAAAATATCTTTGGCATAAAAACAGATATAAAAGTTTATCTATTTTCAGGTGAAGAGGGTATGAGTGACAGTTTAACTGTAGCTTGTAGAGCTAATTTCGGTTCTCAAGACATACTTAAGTCCCATTGGCTAACAATAGCTGAACACTTGGATTTTGAGGTATTCAAATGCCAATATATTGGTGATTATGATTTGATTGACTTAGTAAATGGTGGGTTTGCAAGTGACTCCCAAATATGGGAGTTTGTGGCAAAAGCGATAAGAGCCACTGATACACTATACAATCAAGCATTAGTAATGATTAACAACTATGATGATGCTGAAAACGATGATGATATTATCTGCGCTGAAGCTAAACAGTTGATCAATGAAGCTATAGGCCATGTAGAAACGGCTAAGAAAATTGTCAAAAAATATAATATCGAGGGTACAAACTACACATTAAATGGTCAAATTGTCATGCTGTCACACATTAAAGCTTATGTTATTGATAGGTTGGTACAAGACCGAGTAAATGGCGTGAAAAGTCTGACAACAAACTATATTTTATAGAAAAACAACAAGATAGAGGGCTTTGAGATAGAGATGGTAAGAATTAAGGTTGAGAGGTAGCCAAGATCAGGCGGTCTTTTCGCCTGTCCTGGCTACCTCTAACCCAACAACCGAAGGGCGTTAGCTACCTGTTCATGCCCCTATCTTGGTCTAGGCTCTTGTCAGTCTTTCTGGCTTCATATTCCTGTTGTACGTTGTAGCTGCTGCCATTGTTCTCAAGGTTATATGATTTTCCTTGCTCAACACTTGATAAAGCAGGGTGATAAACAGTTCCGTCTCTTGTCTGCTGAACTATGCCATTTTCATCAGCTCGCAATATCTTACCGCTATACGTTTTGCCTTGTTGGGCGTGGAAGTCTGCCCCATGCTCTTTTGCTTTGTCGTCTTTTTTCGCCCTGTTTAACTCTTGTAGTATCTCAATCGCCTGTTGTGCTTTGGCATGATATGACGGCTCATGTTTGGCTATGTGCTGCTTAGCTTGTTCTAAGTGTTCATCAGTTACGCCATT carries:
- the repM gene encoding replication initiation protein RepM, with the translated sequence MAKSNLVVKTNYLNTVLQNLKLSEIRIVQLAVVDARETGTGLSADIPLRIDAKRYAEVFNTTRQNGYLMMKDAEDTLFNRRFSYLDDEGKLIKSRWLSQVRYLDDEGAIEVVFTPAVVKGITRIDGAEEFFTKYLLEQTAAMDSNYSVRLYELLVQWKQAKKTPVFELEKFRGQLGLDFDEYQTMSNFKKRVLNLAVEEINEKSDLNISYTQKKKGRKIIGFSFIVLEKTKTKEISVEQDSANGDMFTIDGLSDKQLKRIVLHKEFISTYAGLATGAIGRDWKLFTEFMVNEIKKEPNKFSKKKPIREYLNGKDDDYQYY